Below is a window of Euzebyales bacterium DNA.
CGATGCTGTCGAACACCGCAACGTCCATGTTCTTCATGACCGAGGTCAACATGAGCGACGAGAACTGGGGCGCGGACTCGTAGCCATCGGTGTCGACCCAGATCAGGCTGCCCTCGCCGGCGTCCTCGAGTGCGGCCGCCGTACCGAGACCGACCGGGCCGGCGACGGGCATGATGATGTCCGCGTCGCGCTGCAGCAGCTGCTCGGTCAGCTGGCGGCCGTCCTCCTGGCTCTCGAAGTTGCCGGTGAACAGGCCGTCAGACCCGTCCCAGCCGATGACCTGGACGTCGGTGCCCTTCTCCGCGTTGTGGTGGCGCACGCCGGCCAGGAACCCGTTCATGAAGATCGTCACCGTCGGGATGTTCAGGCCGCCGTAGGTTCCGACGGTTCCCGTCTCGGTCATGCCAGCGGCGAGGTAGCCGGCGAGGAACGCAGCCTGGTCCGTTGCGAACGTCAGCTCACGCACGTTGTCGATCGTGACATCCTCGGTCGCCTCGGCGTCGAAGAAGTCAAAGTCGACGATCGCGAACGGCGTGTCGGGGTTTGCTTCTGCAGCGGCCTGTGTCGCCTCACCGAGCAGGAAGCCGACGGTCACGATCAGGTCGCAGCCCTGCTCGATGAACGTGTTGATGTTGGGTTCGAAGTCGGCGTCGGATTCGGACTCGAGCACACTGATGTCGACGCCGAGCTCCGTCTCGGCGTCCTGCAGGCCCTTGTAGGCCGTCTGGTTGAAGGACCGGTCGTCGATGCCCCCGGTGTCGGTGACCTGGCATGCCGAGAAGTCGGTGGCCTGCGCAGCGGCGCCCCCCTCAGTACCCTCGCTTGCGGTCGCGGCCTCGCTGTCGCCCCCCGCGGTCTCCTCGGCGGGCGCCTCGCCGCACGCCACGAGCAGCAGTGCGAGCGTCAGGAGCGCCGCCAGAAGTCTCACTACCCGCATTGGTGTCCCTTTCCATCCTCTGATGACGCCGAGCAGATCACCTGCGCAAGGGATGCGTCGCAGGCGCGTGATTCGACCGTCCGGGCGTGTGGGTTCGCGATCCGCTGGGCAGACCAAGCCTGACCGCGTGCAGTCATCGTACTCTAGGCGTCGTAGGACGATCGGCGCAATCGCGGCGGGTCAGCGCATGAAAGGACGGCTGTCACACCGTGCGGAAGACCAAGATCGTCGCCACCCTCGGACCCGCCCTCGACGACCGCGACAAGCTGCGCGCCGCGCTCGAGGCGGGCATCGACGTCGTGCGCCTCAACTTCAGCCACGGCGACCACGACACCCACGCCCGGCGCCTCCGCGACGTCCGCGAGCTGTCCACGCGCCTGGAGCGCAACATCGGCGCCCTGGCCGACCTGCAGGGACCCAAGATCCGCCTCGGCAGCCTGCCCGACGGTGGGATCGACCTCGAGGACGGCAGCGAGGTCATCCTGTTGCCCGGCGTCGAGCAGCTCGACGAGTACAGCAGCAACGGCCAGGTCGTGCTGCCCGTCGTGTACGAGGCGCTCGGCGAGGACTGCGAGCCCGGCTCGATGATCCTGATCGACGACGGGTCCATCCGCCTGGTCGTCTCGCGCGCGACCCACGACGAGGTGGTCGCGCGCGTGGTCGCGGGCAACACGGCGAAGAGCCGCAAGGGCGTCAACCTGCCGGGCGTGAGGGTCTCCGCCCCCAGCCTGACCGACAAGGACGAGGAGGACCTGAAGTTCGCCGTCGACCTCGGCTGCGACTGGATGGCCCTGTCGTTCGTCCGTCGCCCTGAAGACGTCGAGATGGCGCGCGAGCAGGTCCACCGCCACGGGGGCGAGGCGCCGCTGGTGTCCAAGCTGGAGCGACCGGAGGCTATCGAGAACCTCGAGGCCATCGTCGCCGCGAGCGACGCGGTGATGGTCGCGCGTGGTGATCTGGGCGTGGAGATCGGCCCGGAGCGCGTGCCGGCCATCCAGAAGCAGATCATCGGGCAGGCCAACATGCACGCCAAGCCGGTCGTGACCGCGACCGAGATGCTCGACAGCATGATCAACTCGCCGCGGCCGACGCGTGCGGAGGCCAGCGACATCGCCAACGCGATCTTCGACGGCACCGACGCGGTGATGCTGTCCGGCGAGACCGCGGCCGGCAAGTACCCAGTCGAGGCCGTGCGCACCATGGCACGGATCTGCGAGGTGGCCGAGACGTCGCCGCACCTGGTCGGCGACATCGAGCACGCGCCCGCCGCCGCCGACGACATCGGCAACGTCGTGGCACGCGCCGCCGTGACCGTCGCGCGGGACGTCGAGGCCAGCGCGCTGGCCGTCTACTCGATCACGGGCGCATCGATCCAGCTCGTCAGCAAGTTCCGGCCGCCGGTCCGCCTGGTCGGGCTGACGCCAATGGAGACCGCCCGCCGACGGACCGCGCTGATGTGGGGCGCCGAGGCGCTGCTCGTGCCGATGAAGGGCGAGAGCGGTGACCTGATACACGCGGCCGAGCGCGTGCTCGTCGACGCTGGGATCGCAGCGCACGACGACCGCGTGGTGATCGTGTCGGGGACAGCCGGCAGCTCGGGTGGCACGAACCGCATCTACGTCCACCGCATCGGCACCCCGTTGCAGCGCTGAGGGCTCAGGTTGGCAGCCCCGCACGTGGCGTGTCCCCGGAGCTTCGACCGACCCACGACGTGCGCGGCCACCAACCCTCGCCGGCGGAAAGCATCCGACATCGTTGACCGGCGCCTGCAGTGTGCTGGTGTCAGTGCCTGGAGGTGGGCGGCATGAGGCTTGTGGTCGTCGGGGGGGATGCCGCCGGGATGACCGCCGCGAGTCTGGTCGATCGGAGGCGTGACGACGTCGAGATCGTCGTCATCGAGCGAGGTCCCTACACGTCCTACTCGATGTGCGGCATCCCGTACCACGTCGCCGGGCTGATCGACGACGCGGACGACCTGGTGTCACGCGCGCCCGAGGAGTTCCGGGAACGCGGCATGATCGTCCGCACGCGGACCGAGGCCGTCGCGATCGACGCCGACGCCCGGACGGTCACGGTCCGGGACCTGGACACCGGCGACGCGCACGATGAGCCGTACGACGCGCTGCTGTACACCACGGGCGCACACCCGGTCGTGCCCGACATCCCCGGCCTCGCCGAGCACGGCTACGTGGTGCACACCCTCGACGAGGGCGAGCGGCTGCGGCGCGCGCTGGACGGCCGCAGCGACGTGCGGACCGTCGCGATCGTCGGCGCCGGCTACATCGGCATCGAGATCGCCGAAGCGCTCGTCGACCGCGACATCGACGTCCACCTGATCGACCGCAGCCCGCACGTGATGCGCACGATGGACGCCGACATGGCTGAGCGGCTCGAACAGATCATGGCCGACTTCGGGATCCGGCTGCACCTGGGGGAGAACCTGACCAAGGTGGAAACCGACGGTGAGCGCTGCCGCGCAGTCGTCACCGACGCGGGTCGCTACGAGGTCGACCTGGTCGTCCTCGCGATGGGTGGCAGGCCCAACGTGGCGCTGGCGGTCGACGCCGGCTGCAAGGTCGGCCCGTCGGGCGCCCTCGTCGTCGACGGACGCATGCGCACGACTGTCGAGGGCGTGTGGGCGGCCGGGGACGTCGTCGAGTCGCGCGACCTGGTCGCCGGCAGGCGGGTCAACGTGCAGCTGGGCACCCACGCCAACAAGCAGGGCAAGGTGGCAGGCATCGACATCGCTGCACACCCCGGTGACGGCGACGCGGTCTTCCCGGGCGTCGTCGGCACCGCGGTCACGAAGCTGTGCGAGTGGGAAGTCGCGCGGGTCGGCCTGACCGAGCGGGAGGCGCGGGAGGAGGGCATCGACCACGCCGCCGTCAGCTTCACCGGCACCGCGACCGCCGGCTACATGCCCGACCCGGGCGTGGTGCACGTCAAGATGCTGGCCGAGCGTGCGAGCGGACGCGTGCTGGGCGCCCAGCTGCTGGGCACCGGCAACGTCGCCAAGCGCATCGACGTCGCGGCGGTCTGGTGCCAGCTCGGCGTGCGTGTCCAGGACGCGCAGTTCCTCGACCTATCCTACGCGCCGCCGTTCGGTGGCGTCTGGGACCTCATGCTCGTCGCCGCCCGCAAACTGACCCGCGCACTCGACCTGTCCCCTCAGCTGTGACCGCTCCGCGTGGCAGCTCGTACCGGGTGGCCGGGTGCTGTGTGCCACACTGGCGGTCGTGTGGCAGCTCGTGCCGGGTGGCCGGTGCTGTGTGGCCACCGTGGCGGTCGTGTGGCGGCAGGTACCGGTCGGGTCAGTCCGACAGCGCAACCCGGACGTCGTTGACGAAGCCGTCCCAGTCGGCGTCAGGCCGGTACCAGCCGATGCGCAGGCAGTTCCAGGCAGCCTGCCGGTAGGCCTGGTCCTTGCGGTGGTCGAGGTCGAGCCCGCGCTGTGTGCCGTGGAACCCGAGCGAGTCGCACTCGATGCACACCCTCGCCGACGCGAAGGTGATGTCGGGATGCAGCACCCGGCCTGACGGCGTCGACACCTCGACGGGGTGCAGGTCGGGCATCAGCCCCGCGATCAGCAGCCGGCGGTGGAGCACGTCGGACAACGCCGAGTCGACTCCGCGACCGTCGACATCGCGGGCGGCGGCAACCAGCCGCGACGCACCGGGGATCCGAGGGTGCAGTAGTGCCCGGGCGGCGACGTTCGCGGGCTCGGCGATCCGTCGTAGCCGGGCGTCGATCAACAGTATCCGCAGCCGCTCGCGCGCGTCGGGGCGACCGGCGTCGACGAAGCACCGCTCAGGTGACGCGACTGAGAGACCGCCACCGCCGCGCGATCCTCCTCGAGCAAGGTCCGGGACCGGATCGTCCGGACCGCGTGCAGGTGTCGTCGGCTCGTCGCCCACGGGACCACGAGCGAGACGAACGGCGGCGGACGGGTCATGACGTCGTGCAGGTACGGCCCTGACCAGCCCGTCGCCAGTGCCCCGTCTGCGGCCGCGGCGAGCGCTGCGCCGACGCGGACGGTGGACGACGTCGGGTCCGTGCCGGGGATCAGCAGCACGCCGCGGTGGGGGCGCAGCCACCGCTCGCGGCACACGCGGTCATCGAACGTGCTAGCGGCGATGCCGAGTCCGAGCGCCTGCCGTCGCGCGACAGCACCGCACTGTCCGACGGCCAGTGTGAACAGCCAAGCCCAGGGATCCATTGCGCAGCGTGTCGGACGCAGCCGTCGTCGGGATCGTCGCTCGGTGCACGGCTGTGGATGTTCGCTCCGTGTGGCAGCTGGTGCCGGGTGGCCGGTGCTGTGTGCCACGGTGGCGGTTGCGTGGCAGCTGGTGCCGGGTGGCCGGTGCTGTGTGCCACGGTGGCGGTGCAGCTCCGCCCGGATGGCCTGGGCCATGCCGGTGACCGCCCACTTGGTCGCCGAGTACAGCGATCCGTCGATCGTGACCCGCCCCGCAACTGAGCCCATCAGGACGAGGTGGCCGGAGCTGTCGACGAGGTGCGGCAGCGCCGCACGCGCCGTGAGGGCGACGCCGTAGACATTGGTCAGGATCATGCCGCGCCACGCGAGCGGATCGGCGTCTGGGTCGAGGAAGCCGCGGCTCGTGCCGCCACCGGCGTTGGCGACGGCCACATCGAGGCGTCCGAACCTGTCGATCGCC
It encodes the following:
- a CDS encoding BMP family ABC transporter substrate-binding protein, with the translated sequence MRVVRLLAALLTLALLLVACGEAPAEETAGGDSEAATASEGTEGGAAAQATDFSACQVTDTGGIDDRSFNQTAYKGLQDAETELGVDISVLESESDADFEPNINTFIEQGCDLIVTVGFLLGEATQAAAEANPDTPFAIVDFDFFDAEATEDVTIDNVRELTFATDQAAFLAGYLAAGMTETGTVGTYGGLNIPTVTIFMNGFLAGVRHHNAEKGTDVQVIGWDGSDGLFTGNFESQEDGRQLTEQLLQRDADIIMPVAGPVGLGTAAALEDAGEGSLIWVDTDGYESAPQFSSLMLTSVMKNMDVAVFDSIEAAVNDSFEGGKYVGTLENEGVAIAPYHDFDTEVPEELKSEIDELREGIIAGDISVSPDDYEG
- a CDS encoding SDR family NAD(P)-dependent oxidoreductase encodes the protein MVAVTSPTAEGPADDGSGQGGPHRRCSSGIGAALARAFVPDGHRVVLQARSVARLTAPADELGTGRAVGIPGDVTEPGDQQRAVDVAIDRFGRLDVAVANAGGGTSRGFLDPDADPLAWRGMILTNVYGVALTARAALPHLVDSSGHLVLMGSVAGRVTIDGSLYSATKWAVTGMAQAIRAELHRHRGTQHRPPGTSCHATATVAHSTGHPAPAATRSEHPQPCTERRSRRRLRPTRCAMDPWAWLFTLAVGQCGAVARRQALGLGIAASTFDDRVCRERWLRPHRGVLLIPGTDPTSSTVRVGAALAAAADGALATGWSGPYLHDVMTRPPPFVSLVVPWATSRRHLHAVRTIRSRTLLEEDRAAVAVSQSRHLSGASSTPVAPTRASGCGYC
- the pyk gene encoding pyruvate kinase gives rise to the protein MRKTKIVATLGPALDDRDKLRAALEAGIDVVRLNFSHGDHDTHARRLRDVRELSTRLERNIGALADLQGPKIRLGSLPDGGIDLEDGSEVILLPGVEQLDEYSSNGQVVLPVVYEALGEDCEPGSMILIDDGSIRLVVSRATHDEVVARVVAGNTAKSRKGVNLPGVRVSAPSLTDKDEEDLKFAVDLGCDWMALSFVRRPEDVEMAREQVHRHGGEAPLVSKLERPEAIENLEAIVAASDAVMVARGDLGVEIGPERVPAIQKQIIGQANMHAKPVVTATEMLDSMINSPRPTRAEASDIANAIFDGTDAVMLSGETAAGKYPVEAVRTMARICEVAETSPHLVGDIEHAPAAADDIGNVVARAAVTVARDVEASALAVYSITGASIQLVSKFRPPVRLVGLTPMETARRRTALMWGAEALLVPMKGESGDLIHAAERVLVDAGIAAHDDRVVIVSGTAGSSGGTNRIYVHRIGTPLQR
- a CDS encoding FAD-dependent oxidoreductase; the protein is MRLVVVGGDAAGMTAASLVDRRRDDVEIVVIERGPYTSYSMCGIPYHVAGLIDDADDLVSRAPEEFRERGMIVRTRTEAVAIDADARTVTVRDLDTGDAHDEPYDALLYTTGAHPVVPDIPGLAEHGYVVHTLDEGERLRRALDGRSDVRTVAIVGAGYIGIEIAEALVDRDIDVHLIDRSPHVMRTMDADMAERLEQIMADFGIRLHLGENLTKVETDGERCRAVVTDAGRYEVDLVVLAMGGRPNVALAVDAGCKVGPSGALVVDGRMRTTVEGVWAAGDVVESRDLVAGRRVNVQLGTHANKQGKVAGIDIAAHPGDGDAVFPGVVGTAVTKLCEWEVARVGLTEREAREEGIDHAAVSFTGTATAGYMPDPGVVHVKMLAERASGRVLGAQLLGTGNVAKRIDVAAVWCQLGVRVQDAQFLDLSYAPPFGGVWDLMLVAARKLTRALDLSPQL